The Neospora caninum Liverpool complete genome, chromosome X genome includes a region encoding these proteins:
- a CDS encoding Beta-tubulin, related, which produces MPREIVTLQVGQCGNQIGMEFWKQLCMEHGIDQEGLLVDSKQHAYAEDRKDVFFYQADDEHYIPRALLFDLEPRVVNAIQTSEYKNLYNPENFFISKEGGGAGNNWGSGYAQAEQVQEELMEMIDREADGSESLEGFVLCHSIAGGTGSGMGSYLLEALCDRYPKKLLQTFSVFPLLTTETSDVVVQPYNSVLTLKRLALNADCVVVLDNTALNNIAVERLKIHNPSFQQTNALVSTVMAASTSTLRYPSYMNTDLLSLISSLVPTPRCHFLMTGYTPLTLDACVSSVQKTTVMDVMRRLLQTKNIMVSASLRRGMYISMLNIIRGEADPTQVHKSLQRIKDRRLVNFIRWNPASIQVALSKQSPFISSPHKVSALMMANHTSIASLFERCVVQYDRLFKRKAFLDNYKKEPMFSSSDGLGNFDEMECSKEVCMNLIDEYRRAEGDDYLSSFGDFGMAHPA; this is translated from the exons ATGCCGAGAGAAATCGTGACGCTTCAGGTTGGCCAGTGCGGCAACCAAATCGGCATGGAGTTCTGGAAACAACTCTGCATGGAGCACGGAATCGACCAG GAAGGTTTGCTCGTCGACAGCAAACAGCACGCGTACGCAGAAGATCGGAAGGATGTCTTCTTCTACCAGGCTGACGACGAACACTACATTCCTCGGGCACTTCTCTTCGATCTCGAACCTCGCGTTGTCAACGCTATTCAG ACGTCCGAATACAAGAACCTGTATAACCCCGAAAACTTTTTCATCTCCAAGGAAGGAGGAG GGGCGGGCAACAACTGGGGAAGCGGTTACGCACAGGCCGAGCAAGTGCAAGAGGAACTCATGGAGATGAtcgacagagaggccgacGGCAGCGAGAGCTTGGAAGGTTTCGTCCTTTGCCACTCCATT GCGGGAGGGACTGGAAGCGGTATGGGAAGCTATCTGTTGGAGGCACTCTGCGATCGCTACCCGAAGAAGCTACTGCAAACGTTcagcgtcttccctctcctcacAACAGAGACCAGCGACGTTGTCGTCCAACCGTACAACAGCGTTCTCACCCTCAAGCGTCTCGCTCTTAACGCAGATTGCGTCGTTGTCCTCGACAACACGGCGCTTAACAACATTGCAGTCGAGAGACTGAAAATCCACAACCCTTCGTTCCAGCAAACCAATGCGCTG GTGTCTACGGTAATGGCCGCGAGCACGAGTACGCTGCGCTACCCCTCCTACATGAACACCGACTTGCTGTCTCtcatctcctctctcgtgccCACGCCCCGCTGTCACTTCCTCATGACCGGCTACACGCCTCTCACCCTCGACGCATGCGTCTCGTCGGTCCAGAAAACCACCGTCATGGACGTTATGCGGCGCCTGCTGCAGACCAAAAACATCATG GTGTCGGCGTCGTTGCGGCGCGGAATGTACATTTCCATGTTGAACATCATTCGAGGGGAGGCCGATCCGACACAG GTCCACAAAAGCCTGCAGCGAATCAAGGATCGACGCCTGGTGAACTTTATCCGGTGGAACCCTGCGAGCATTCAGGTGGCTCTGTCCAAGCAGTCGCCGTTCATTTCTTCTCCACACAAAGTTTCGGCCCTGATGATGGCGAATCACACGTCAATTGCTTCC ctgtTTGAGCGTTGCGTCGTCCAGTACGACCGCCTGTTTAAGCGCAAGGCTTTCCTCGACAATTACAA AAAGGAACCGATGTTTTCGAGTTCAGATGGTCTGGGCAACTTCGACGAAATGGAATGCTCCAa AGAGGTCTGCATGAATTTGATCGACGAATATcggagagcagaaggcgacgattacctttcttccttcg GGGACTTCGGGATGGCCCATCCCGCGTGA
- a CDS encoding putative TBC domain-containing protein, producing MPLPFAALRLKRRDSAAHAAAGTDASASSPLFSSSVSLEKLKVRLRSSSGASSCAPHPAEEPSRARIAFRPSKSGCRSSPLLASLASRSLPGRQAASTPGSPLSGCPEEHTRFVSEPLSDARADLFLNGRGLPSSSSPSNSLSPSASSSSSSASSSSASSSSASSSLASSSSSSVSPRRRGRGDVALPADPQGEPTQTHATASSFSRAGEADLEFASSVSENSMAFGFVRENAPPPVVYPDSSPPSELSSLSLTSPSPSCPRPSLTVSSCSTTRRPETGAGASPASSPTAVVRAPRPPASLRSGAAEGPQPSGGRQSPRDPLPPFVDACAPLGAFAAAERNREMRDGRGRRSRTSSPQASGAERRNTEEESETLRGNSPQSGLGGATDQNGNERKFGSGSSSPHWLSQEELEWILEPEREGRTLRGHERKGNERPRRVSSAASQSPPASPLCWATHMPASCASDDEGIAPEEAYLGRRGRDERVAGDGSAVETEEAGPDLRSANSSNEEAPRRASSQGRGAPRPKTRPLSSPLLFASPLSSSISGTSPATTQAPARPARSHLVSVFSPAGAAERRQSLHAQSAPEKEAQASGTVAEAEYTAHAGAGVLLPFLESANRKGLYVELFTAAEQGAKSLAAFLTDAERGSCCAVCKLWYSELNSLGLLKIHFGKRGFPAGGRRTFWRLALLGDEVLCTAAEYQLLSVTPSANDPEIMRDVGRTFPYRQKFRDLATQQALERMLRASANQLTTVGYCQGMNFVAGVLLEVMGDEQTAYQCLAALMKSYQLDQVYSPSLHRVKEKQLIRSDYYCVQWVMTLYAYELPLSVVMTIWDLFFLKGWKILFKVGLAILDSVRTVLLSLSYEDTLQHIRWASAAATASVAPADVLEKKADELRRRNMTKTPPSSESKTAQACQTPCENSPSSSPCSSSSSSSSSSSSSSSSSSSSASSSSSSSSSFGGPELQEKPSAGMSRETPSSPPSKAPSVCSGEDGKRDSSQEAEDTDCARDEQAGIERLLERMARFPVKNKMLTALERAYDRFGDNAEFHIVRDKASKKLRWCVRARRQTRVRCPDAQGDTKTPAQSWGFGQFEWSLFGGAGNSVSHASNSDFPGFSFSMFSDYFAPGTRGASRGAAQEAGNKQTEGA from the exons ATGCCTCTCCCATTTGCGGCGCTCCGGCTGAAACGGAGAGATagcgcggcgcatgcagctgctggAACGGacgcctctgcgtcgtcgcctctcttctcgtcttctgtctcgctcgaAAAACTGAAAGTGCGCTTGCGGTCTTCATCTGGAGCTTCTTCCTGTGCGCCGCACCCCGCAGAAGAACCCAGCCGTGCGAGAATCGCCTTCCGACCTTCAAAGAGCGgctgtcgctcctctccgttgttagcttctctcgcctcgcggtcTCTGCCTGGACGCCAGGCGGCGTCGACTCCGgggtcgcctctctcaggATGTCCAGAAGAACACACGCGCTTTGTCTCCGAGCCTCTGAGCGATGCGAGAGCGGATTTGTTCTTGAACGGCAGGGgcctgccttcctcttcatcgccTTCCAAttccttgtctccttccgcttcttcttcttcttcttcagcttcttcctcgtcagcttcgtcctcttcggcttcttcctctttggcttcttcctcttcctcgtcagtTTCTCCACGGCGGCGTGGGAGAGGCGACGTGGCGCTGCCTGCAGATCCTCAGGGTGAGCCTACGCAGACGCACGCGAccgcttcgtccttttcgcGCGCTGGCGAGGCAGACCTGGAATTcgcctcgagtgtctctgaAAATTCAATGGCTTTCGGCTTCGTGCGAGAAAATGCGCCTCCTCCTGTAGTCTACCCCGACAGCTCGCCACCCTCTGAGTTGTCGTCGTTGTCGTTgacttctccctcgccttcctgccCTCGGCCCTCGctgactgtctcctcgtgcTCCACCACACGCAggccggagacaggcgccggcgcctcaCCGGCGTCCTCTCCGACCGCGGTCGTCAGGGCGCCACGGCCTCCGGCTTCGCTCCGGAGCGGCGCCGCAGAAGGGCCTCAGCCCTCGGGCGGACGCCAGAGTCCTCGCGATCCCTTGCCGCCCTTCGTGGACGCCTGTGCGCCGCTGGGGGCTTTCGCggcagccgagagaaacagggagatgcgagacgggcgaggcCGGCGGTCTCGCACCTCGTCGCCTCAAGCGAGCggggccgagagaagaaacacggaagaagagagcgagacgctaAGAGGGAACTCGCCGCAGTCAGGACTTGGAGGCGCGACAGACCAGAATGGAAACGAACGGAAGTTCGGCTCAGGCTCCTCGTCCCCGCACTGGCTGTCCCAGGAGGAGCTGGAATGGATCTTGGAGCCGGAGAGGGAGGGGCGGACGCTGCGGGggcacgagaggaaagggaacgaGCGACCGCGacgtgtctcttccgctgcttcgcAGTCCCcacctgcgtctcctctaTGCTGGGCAACGCACATGCCTGCCTCATGCGCCTCTGACGACGAAGGTATCGCGCCAGAAGAAGCATACCTggggcgacgagggagagacgagagggtggccggagacggcagcgcggtggagacagaggaagcggggCCGGACCTGCGGAGTGCGAACAGCAGCAACGAAGAAGCCCCCAGAAGGGCGAGCTCGCAAGGCCGGGGAGCGCCAAGGCCTAAGACGCGCCCGctgtcctcgcctctcctctttgcctcgcctttgtcttcctccaTCTCCGGAACCAGTCCCGCGACGACTCAGGCGCCTGCGAGGCCGGCGAGGTCTCACCTCGTttcggtcttctctcccgccggaGCTGCGGAGCGCCGCCAGAGTCTCCACGCCCAGTCCGCTccagagaaggaggcgcaggCCAGCGGGACGGTCGCCGAAGCGGAGTacactgcgcatgcaggcgcggGCGTCCTCCTCCCGTTCCTAGAAAGCGCCAATCGCAAGGGCCTCTACGTCGAGTTGTTCACCGCAGCCGAACAAGGCGCGAAATCGCTCGCTGCATTCCTCACCGACGCAGAAcgaggcagctgctgcgcaGTCTGCAAACTCTG GTACAGCGAACTCAACTCGCTGGGACTGCTGAAAATTCACTTCGGCAAACGAGGGTTCCCTGCAGGAGGCCGCCGCACTTTTtggcgcctcgcccttctcggcGACGAGGTTCTCTGCACAGCTGCGGAGTACCAG CTGCTCTCTGTGACGCCAAGCGCGAACGACCCTGAAATCATGCGCGACGTAGGAAGGACGTTTCCGTACCGACAGAAGTTCCGGGACTTGGCAAC GCAACAGGCGTTGGAGCGAATGCTCCGAGCGTCGGCGAACCAACTGACAACGGTCGGCTACTGCCAGGGAATGAACTTTGTCGCCGGCGTCCTGCTGGAGGTGATGGGAGACGAACAG ACTGCCTATCAGTGCCTCGCAGCGTTGATGAAGTCTTACCAACTCGACCAGGTCTACTCCCCTTCGCTGCATCGAGTCAAG GAGAAGCAGCTCATTCGCTCCGACTACTACTGCGTCCAGTGGGTGATGACGCTGTACGCGTATGaactgcctctctccgtcgtcaTGACCATCTGGGATCTTTTCTTTTTGAAAGGATGGAAAATTCTCTTCAAGGTTGGCCTCGCGATCCTCGACAGCGTCCGAA CggttttgctgtctctctcgtacGAAGACACGTTGCAACACATTCGATGGGCATCTGCTGCTGCCACAGCGTCGGTCGCCCCTGCGGATGttctcgagaagaaggcagacgaattgcgaagaagaaacatgACAAAAACACCTCCCTCATCTGAGTCCAAAACGGCACAGGCATGCCAGACGCCATGCGAGaactcgccttcctcgtctccttgctcttcctcttcttcttcctcttcctcttcttcctcttcttcctcttcctcctcttcctccgcttcgtcgtcttcttcgtcttcttcctcttttggCGGACCTGAGCTTCAAGAGAAGCCCTCCGCGGGAATGTCTCGAGAGACTCCTTCATCTCCCCCGTCGAAGGCCCCCTCTGTGTGCagtggagaggacggaaagagagacagctctCAAGAGGCCGAAGACACAGACTGCGCAAGAGACGAACAAGCTGGGATCGAGAGGCTGCTCGAACGCATGGCGCGTTTCCCTGTGAAAAACAAAATGCTGACCGCTCTTGAAAGAGCCTACGACCGCTTCGGAGACAATGCGGAGTTTCACATTGTCAGAG ACAAGGCCTCAAAGAAACTTCGGTGGTgcgtgcgcgcgcggcgGCAAACGCGCGTGCGTTGCCCTGACGCCCAAGGAGACACCAAGACCCCCGCTCAGTCGTGGGGGTTCGGCCAGTTCGAGTGGAGCCTGTTTGGCGGGGCAGGGAACTCTGTCTCGCATGCAAGCAACTCCGATTTTCCAggcttctccttttcgatGTTCTCAGACTATTTCGCTCCCGGCACCAGAGGAGCaagcagaggcgccgcgcaaGAAGCCGGAAACAAACAGACAGAAGGAGCctga